The Gloeobacter morelensis MG652769 genome contains the following window.
CTTGCGGCCATCGAGAACGGCGCGCGCCAGATCGAGTGCACCATCAACGGCATCGGCGAGCGGGCGGGTAACTGCTCGCTCGAAGAAATCGTCATGGCCCTGCACGTGCGCCGCCAGTTCTTTAATCCGATCTTCGGCCGTCCGGCCGATGCGGCTACCCCCCTATGCGCCATCGACACCCGCCAGATCTACAAAAGCTCGCGGCTGGTCTCGCATCTGACCGGCATGCTCGTCCAGCCCAACAAGGCGATCGTGGGAGCGAACGCCTTTGCCCACGAGTCGGGCATCCACCAGGACGGCGTGCTCAAAAACCGGCTCACCTACGAAATCCTGGACGCCGAGACGGTCGGAGTGAACGAAAACCGGATCGTACTGGGCAAGCACTCGGGCCGCAACGCCTTTCGCACCCGATTGGGCGAATTGGGCTATGAACTGGGCGACGCCGATCTCAACCGCGCCTTTTTGCGCTTTAAAGAACTGGCGGACAAGAAAAAGACCGTGAGCGACTGGGACATCGAGGCCGTCATCTCCGACGAAATTCGCCTCATCCCCGAAGCCTACCGCCTGGAGCAGGTGCAGGTGAGCTGCGGTGAGCCGGGACTGCCCACCGCCACCGTCCGCCTCACCGGCCCCGACGGCGTCGAGCGCGTCGATGCGGCCGTGGGCACCGGCCCGGTCGACGCGGTCTACAAGGCGATCAATCGCCTCATCGAACTACCCAACGAACTGATCGAATTTTCGGTCCAGTCGGTGACGGCGGGCATCGATGCGATGGGCGAAGTGACCATCCGCGTGCGCCAGGACGGACGCACCTTCAGCGGCCACGCAGCCAGCACCGATATCATCGTCGCCTCCACCCGCGCCTACCTCAACGCCCTCAACAAGCTCCACTTCGCTCTGGCCCACCCCACCCACTCCGGCGGCGCCCTCGCCCACCCCAACGCCGCCGCCCAGAAACTCTGATGGTCGCCCTCTCCCGCCGCCACTTTGTCAGCTCAAGCCTCGGGGGGGCGGCGGGACTGTGGCTGCCTGCCGGTGCGCGGGCAGGCGCCTGCCCGCGCACCGCAAGCCTGACTGCCGGGCCGTTCTACCGGCCGGGTGCCCCGGACAGCACGGATCTCAGACCCTCGGGGTTGGCAGGGCGCGAGTTGGTGCTCGATTTAACGGTGCGCGGCCGGGACTGCAAACCCGTCTTTCCGGTCCTCATCGATCTATGGCACGCTGACCCACGGGGAAATTACGACCTTGAAGGTTTTCGCTTTCGCACCCGCCGCGCCTCCGAGCGGCCGGGCGTCAGGCTTGTCACCTTTGTGCCCGGCCGCTACCCGGGCCGTACACCCCACCTGCACCTGACCGTGAGCGCCCCCGGCCACCGGCCCCTGACCACCCAGCTGTATCTCCCCGGCGAAGCGCTCAACGAGCGCGACTTTCTATTTCGCCCGTCTTTGCTTTTGAACCTCACTTCCCCGGCTCAAAGCGCAGGGCCGCTATCCGGCAGTTACACTTTCTACCTGCAACCTGCCTGAGCGCCCAAGCCTTTTGGTATCGGACAAGCGCTACGGCGCAAACCCCAACACCCCGGTCGAATCAATGTAAAGTTTTTCTCACAAAACCCTCACGTGCGGCTCATGGTCCTTTGGGACTCTGAAGATATGAGCTTGAAGCGCTCAATCACCAACTTTCAGCCCCGGAGGGACCAGTCATGCTCACCCGTTTCGCCCCCATGCTCGCCGCTTTCGCCCTGGTTGCGCTGAGCGTTCCGGCCATCGCCGCGGACAAAGACGCCCAAAAATCCGAGTCGCCCCGTCAGGAAGTCCAGGCCGACAAGCAGGCCGCCTCGGGCAGCATCGTCTTTGGCGACGAGAAAAAGTGCGTCGACAACCCGCGCTTCAACCCGGACAACGACGAGAACGGCCCGCGCGCCTCGGAGTCTTGGAGCGATTCCACTCCTTACGTCGGCACCTCGAGCGCCGGTCTGGTGCCCTGCCGCTAGGGACCCGGCTCGTTCCAGTTTCCTGCCACCTAAAAGCGATGCCCACCCGCCTTGGGTGGGCTGTTTTTGGGTTCCAAGCCGCCAAGGTCGCTTAAGACGTATTTCCAAAACGCTTATCGCTAATCGGCGGCAGCCTGGGAGCCCGCAGCAGAATCCACTGCGCCACTTCCAGAAATGTCAACGGTGGCGGCCCGTACTTTTCCTTCGACATCGAAGCGCAGTGCTTCGCGCTGCAAAGTGACCTCGACCCGCCGCTTCTCAATCGTTGTGTGCCACTCAATCGAAACTTCTGCTCTGAGGACTTGTCTAGTTTGATAGGAAGCTTGCTCCTCGCTCAAGACGATCCGTGCCACTTCCTCCACTGGCTCTCCTGCACCCGATCCGGCCATGGCCGAGGCAGGACGCCGCTCAACTACCAGCTCCTCCCGCGTGAGGGGAACCTCAATGGTCTTGAGTTCTGTAATCATCTCCTTGCGCACCGTGATCTCACCTAGAGACCTTCTTTCTTTGCGGATGGCCGCCTGTTCTGTAAGCAGCTTTAACCGCTCCGTCTTCGGTGGGTTGGTTTTGAGGGCAGGAACTTCTCCAGCAGCGGTTGCGGGCGGCTGCAGTACTGCTCTCAAACCCGTATCTGCGCCGTTTCTAGCAAGGATCGTCAGTGCCTCCGGCGCTCGGCCGCTGGAGCGCACCGTCACCGATAAGGCGCCTGAGCGTACACTACTCTCCAAGAGCTGCGCCTCGGCAAAACCCGCTGCCTGCAAATCCCGCACAGCCTGCTCGGCGGCTACGCGCCTCTCGAACAGGCCGACGACAAGCTGCTGATTTGGCGCTTCGGGCGACGGCAGTTGAAGATCGCCGTGGCTTTTTGCTGCCTCAGACTCTTGCGAAGAACTCATTATTTTCTCGATTGTCCTCTAGAACAGCAGCGAGCTGACGGACGACGGGTCTGCACTGTGCCCGCTGCTGTGTACGGCGTCTTCGATTCAAAAGCGCGACGCGATAGGGGGTGCGGCCGCTGGTATGGGGGTTACCTGGCTGGGGGAACGCGCTTGCTCTCGCTGTCCACTATCACCTCGCCCTCGGTGTCCGTGCGCAACTCTTCGCGCCGGACGGTATCGGTGACTTGCTCGGTTTGCTGGACATCGCGCTTGCCGACGGTGACTTCCTCAGAAACCACGGCGCGCTTGTCGACGATGACCCGCTCCTCACTGACGGGCACCCGGATGGTCTCACCGGAGCCGATTTCTCCGGCAACCGCTTCCCCATCCATAACCGTGCGGCGCTCGATGACGACTTCCTCGTGCACAAGCGGCACCTCGACCGTTTGGGTCTCAGAGGTCACTTCCTTGCGCAAGCGAATCTCACCGCTCTTTACGCGCTCTTTGTTGACACGCAGCACTTCCTTGAGCAATTGAATGCGCTGGGGTTCCTGGCCAGTCGTGTCGACAGCCTGACGCTGCACATCGGGCACGGGGGCGGTGTCGTCCTGCAGCTCCAACTGGGCTGGAGAAGCGCCGTTGCGCTTAAGAATTTCAAGCGCTTCCATCGCCCTGGTGCCGGCGTGCAGCAGGACAAGCACACCGCCGCCTTCGATGCGGCTTTGCAGTTCTTGAGCGTCCTCTTCATCGACACCCATAGCCGTCAGACGCGCGTAAGCGTTCGGCGCCGCCTGAACAGTCGTGCGCCTGGGGGTATCCCCAAAAAATCCGGCTAGGGAGTCGAAAAAGCCGCCCTCACTGGTGCTTGCGCCCTCGGGCGCGAAAAACTGTTCGATATGTTTGTCTGCAAAACCGGCGGCCTGCAGCTCCCGCACCGCTACTTCCGCGCTGCGGCGGTCGTAAAACAAGCCGGCAACCGTTGCATCGGCGGTTGGGGGCAAATTGGCACTTTGCATTTTTTTTGCTCCATGATGTCGTGGCTAATGATGTTTGGAGATGCACCCCACCCAAGGGGGGGGTGCCAAGGAGGGAAGAAGTTCATCCTCAACATTAGTCTTGCATTGAGATGCAGATATTTACCTCCTCCCTGGGATGGCCTTTGTAGCGGTCCTTTTATCCCGATCGGAGGAGCGCATTTGGCTAGTTAAAGATACTTACAGTTCGTTTTGTTGGCGACTGCGCCTATGCCCTGCGCCTCTGTGCCGCCCAGCGTACGCAGCTCCAAAGAAGCCGGCATTCCAGGCCCTGCAGAGGTGCGAACCGGGGAGGTGCCGTTGAACTCCGAGAAGACATATATATAGAAAAAACACACCAATAAACGGGAAGAGTCAATCAAAAACTGCCTACAAGTCCAGCAAAAGATTAGTAGCTACAGCTTTGGCAAGCTATGGCCTTCCCTGCCGCAGCCGCTTCGACGCGGATCTGTGCAGGCGTCCCCGGGCACGGGCAGCGTTATCGAACAGAGGCAAGTGCTCCGGATTGTGCCTGCCCATTTTGCCCATTTCGCAGGTGAAGGCTGCCTGTCACTTCGTTCGTATGGTCACACTTGGCAAAAGGGGTGGGGTGCCAGGGCGCACTTACTGACACCCCACACTCGAGACCTGCGCCCGGCCGGACTCCATCCGGATTCGACATCAGGTCTGAGGCCGGTGCATATTCACACTTACCGCCCGCGTTCGTCGACGATGCGGTTGTCTTTGGAACCGACAAAGGCACCGCCGAGGGCGGCTCCCAGGCCGAGCAGCGCGCCGATCGCAAAGGACCAGCCGCCCCGCGCGGCATTGCCGGCGATGTCGCGGGCCTGGTCGGCACTCACGCCGGGCAGTTGGTTCGGGATGTTGCGCCCTGCGCGGTCGGTGAGATCCGGGTTGGTGCCCAGCACGCCCAAAGCTCCCGAGACGCCGCTTGCGAGCAAATATGATCCCAGAGCCAAAGTCGTAGCCCAGAGAATGGCGCCGTTGAGCAACGCGCCGTTGCGGGTGATCGGACCGCTGGTGCGCGCAGTCACCCAGCCGCCGGCGAACAGCGAAGCGAACAGGCTCAAAATCGTCCAGATGCCGATGGCACTGCCGATGTCGTCGCTGCTGGAGCGGGGGGCGTCCGAGGTGGCGATGGCGGTCAATCCCAGGGCGGCGCCCAGCGAACTGAGCACCAATTGGGTGCCGATGGCCACCACCAGGCCGGCGACGATCGGCCCCCAACGGACGCGGTCGTGATACTCGATCACCTGGGTGGTCACTGGCTGAGCAGGGACCACGCGACCGGGACCGGGTTGGTCAACATAACTCATGGTCGGTTTCCTCGAAATTGGGTATTGAGAGGCGGCAGGTAGGAGCGCGGAACGTTGCGATGTTCCGCCGGGTACCGATGTCCACACCATTGGACCGGTTGTTTTGCAGAGTCGGCCGTCGGACTCCCGACAGCAATTGACATCAGTAGCTAAATTCGATAAACGGGGCGAGCGATCGCGCCTGTGCTCCGCCATCCTACGGCCGGTTCGAGATTCCAATCTCTGCCACGAGTACGACCAATGCTTCTGTCCGCAGACATAGATCCGTGCGGTCGTATGCCCCTGGACCACCGGCAGAGGCGGTGTTGAGCCAAGGGAAGCCGATGGTGATGAAAAGCCATGTTTTTCGCTTTCCACCGGTGCCGCTCACGGCTTGGCTTGCCGCTGGGCCTTGCCCCCAAGGGGCAGCACGATGGTGAACGCGGCCCCTTTGCCTTCGCCTTTGCTCTCGGCCTGCACCGTGCCGCCGTGGGCTTCGACGATGTGGTGCACGATGAACAGACCCAACCCCAACCCTTTTTGTTCGCGCGTGCTCTTGGTGTCCGCCTGCCGAAAACGCTCGAACAGGTGCGGCAAAAATTCGGCGGGTATCCCCGCGCCGGTATCGCTGACGGTGAGCCGCGCCATCCCGGCGTCCGACTCCAGCCGCACCCGAATCTGGCCTCCGGCCGGGGTGAACTTGACGGCGTTGGTGAGCAGGTTCCACACCACCTGCTGCAGGCGGGTCGGATCGGCGCTGAGCGGTGCCGTCGTCTCCAGCTGTTCGATCAGCTGCACTTGCTTGGCTTCTGCCAGGCTACGCACCGCTTCGAGGGCGCAAACGACGATGCCGGCCAGCGCGGTGGGCTGGGGGGCAATGCGCAAGGAGCCGCGCATGATCCGCGAGACATCGAGCAGGTCGTCGATGAGTTGGGTCTGCAGCCGGGCGTTGCGCTCGATGATCTCCAGGGCCTGATCGTGCTTGTCCGGGCCGACCTTCCCGCGCCGGAGCAACTGGGTCCAGCCGACGATCGGATTGAGCGGCGTGCGCAACTCGTGCCCGAGGATGGCCAAAAATTCGTCTTTGGTGCGGTTGGCGACTTCGGCCGCCTCCCGGGCCTGCTCGGCGCGCTCGAGCAGTTGTTCGCGCTCAGCCTCCAGCTGCTTGCGCTCCTCGATGTCGGTCGCCGTGCCGAACCACTTGAGAATGCGGCCCTCCCCATCCATCAACGGCATGGCCTGGTGGAGGTGCCAGCGGTAAGTTCCGTCCGCGCGCCGCATGCGTCCTTCGGCCCGATAGGCGGCGGCGGTTTCGATCGCCGCTGTCCATTGCCGCCGCAAACCCGGCACGTCCTCCGGATGCACCACCGACTCCCAACCGGACTTTTTGACCTGTTCGAGGGTGCACCCGGTGTACTGGGACCACCGCCCGTTGACATCCAAAAGCGTGCCGCCGACATCGGCCGTCCACACCAGCTGCGGGATCGACTCGGCCAGTAGGCGGTAGCGCTGTTCGCTCCCGGCGAGCGCCTGCTCGATGCGCTTGCGTTCGGTGATATCCAGGGCGGTGCCGATAAAATCAACCGCCCGCCTGCTCCCCGCTTCTGTCTGCTCAAAGAACACCTGCCCGTTGGCTGAGACCCAGCGCTCGCTTCCGTTGGGCCAGACGATGCGGTAGTCGATTTCGAGGGTGCCCGCCGAGGCCGGATCGAGCGCCGCGTCGACCGCCTGGGACACGCGCTCCCGGTCGGCCGGGTGGATGCGCTCCATCGCCTGCGCCAGGGATAGTTGGAAAGTACCCTCCGGCTCGCCCCAGATTTCGCGCATCCGCTCGTCCATGGTGGCCACGCCGCTTGTCGGAACGAAGCGCCAAGTGCCCAGCTGTCCCACCCGGATGGCCAAGCGGGCGCGCTCCTCGGAGGCGCGCACCAGGCGGGCGGTCTCTCCGCGCAATCGCGAAAGTTCCAGATTGGCCTTCACCCGCCCCAACAGTTCCCGAGCGGCAAACGGTTTGCTCAGATAATCGTCCGCTCCCCTTTCCAGGCCCGCGAGCGTGGCCTCCTCCCCGGCCCGCGCCGACAGGACAATCACCGGCAGTGCGCGGGTGCGCTCGTCCGTCCGCAAAGCGGCCAGCAGACCGAAGCCGTCGAGCCGGGGCATCATCACATCGGTGAGCACCAGATCCGGCATCCGGCGCTCGACAGCGGCCAGCGCCTCGACGCCGTCGCCGGCCAGAACGACCTCGTAGTGCGCTTTGAGCAAGTTCGCGATGTACGCCCGCATGTCGGCGTTGTCATCGACCACCAGGACACACGGACGGGGAGTGTTGGGGGCTCGCTGCTCTGCGTGCGGGGCAAGATTCGGAGGTGGCGACGAGAGCCATTCTTCCTGCAACCCGCCGGTCCACTGCGCTGCCTCCTCGGCGAAGATGTCGGCGGCGACGGCGGTGGAAGCGAGCCCCGGGGCCACCCCAATGCGATCGGCAGGCAGGTGGGCCGTTCCGGTGGGCAACCGCACGGTAAAGGTGCTGCCCCGGCCCGGAACGCTTGTCACCGAAACCTTGCCGCCGTGGATCTCGACTAGTTCGGCCACCAGCGCCAAACCGATGCCGGAACCTTCGTGGGAGCGCCCCGGTGCTCCCTCCACCCGATGAAAGCGATCGAAGATGCGCGGCAACTCGTGGGCAGCGATGCCGACCCCGGTGTCTTCGATCTCCAGGCACACTTCACCAGTTTGCAGGCGCAGCCGGACGGCGATTTGCCCCCGGAGGGTGAACTTGAAGGCGTTCGAGAACAGGTTGAGGACGATCTTCTCCCACATGTCGCGATCGATATAGACCGCTTCTGCGAGCGGCGGACAGTCGACTACCAGGCGCAGACCGGCCTTTTCGACGGCCGAGCGAAAGACTGAAACCAGTTGCGCCGTGAGGGCGGCCAGGTCGGTGGGCAGAAAATTCGCCTGAATTCGGCCAGCCTCGATGCGGCTGAAATCCAACAGCGTATTGACCAGCTTCAGGAGCCTCCTGCCGTTGCGCTGGGCCAGGGTCAATTGTTCGCGCGTCGGTGCCGAAATGCCGTCGCCGGCCAGCACGTCTTCCAGCGGTCCAAGCAGCAGCGATAGCGGCGTGCGGAATTCGTGGCTGACGTTGGAGAAAAATACGGTCTTGGCGCGGTCGATCTCGGCGAGCGCCTCGGCCCTGCGGCACTCCGCCTCGTAAGCCCGGGCGTTGGCCAGACCCGCGGCGATCTGACCGGTCAAAAGATCGACAAAGCCCGCGTACTCGGCGTCATAACGGCGGTACGGGTTGAGTGCCGCGACCAGAAAGCCGGCCGGCCGCTCCTGGCCCTGGCTTTTGATCGGGACGACGCTCACCTGGTGCGGCGGCTTGTCCCACGCTCCGCTCGGCGGACTCGCGCCCAATTGCCCCTCGAAATCGTTCAGTAAAATAGGCGGCGCTCCCTCCCAAAGCTTGTGGGCCGGCCAGGGTCCGCCGTAGATTTCAGGGTCAATGATCGGCCGCGCCCCCGGATGTTCGGCTTCTATACCCGT
Protein-coding sequences here:
- a CDS encoding ATP-binding protein yields the protein MTSRYAMWMGWGEQLSFFYNDAYRPTLGIKHPWALGRPAQQVWQEIWRDIGPRIERVLETGEATYDEALLLILERSGFPEETYHTFSYSPLADDDGRIAGHLCVVTEETERVIGERRMALLRELASDLASTQTQEEVSAAVQRQVGKYSKDLPFTLMYLFDSDAGGRARLAAATGIEAEHPGARPIIDPEIYGGPWPAHKLWEGAPPILLNDFEGQLGASPPSGAWDKPPHQVSVVPIKSQGQERPAGFLVAALNPYRRYDAEYAGFVDLLTGQIAAGLANARAYEAECRRAEALAEIDRAKTVFFSNVSHEFRTPLSLLLGPLEDVLAGDGISAPTREQLTLAQRNGRRLLKLVNTLLDFSRIEAGRIQANFLPTDLAALTAQLVSVFRSAVEKAGLRLVVDCPPLAEAVYIDRDMWEKIVLNLFSNAFKFTLRGQIAVRLRLQTGEVCLEIEDTGVGIAAHELPRIFDRFHRVEGAPGRSHEGSGIGLALVAELVEIHGGKVSVTSVPGRGSTFTVRLPTGTAHLPADRIGVAPGLASTAVAADIFAEEAAQWTGGLQEEWLSSPPPNLAPHAEQRAPNTPRPCVLVVDDNADMRAYIANLLKAHYEVVLAGDGVEALAAVERRMPDLVLTDVMMPRLDGFGLLAALRTDERTRALPVIVLSARAGEEATLAGLERGADDYLSKPFAARELLGRVKANLELSRLRGETARLVRASEERARLAIRVGQLGTWRFVPTSGVATMDERMREIWGEPEGTFQLSLAQAMERIHPADRERVSQAVDAALDPASAGTLEIDYRIVWPNGSERWVSANGQVFFEQTEAGSRRAVDFIGTALDITERKRIEQALAGSEQRYRLLAESIPQLVWTADVGGTLLDVNGRWSQYTGCTLEQVKKSGWESVVHPEDVPGLRRQWTAAIETAAAYRAEGRMRRADGTYRWHLHQAMPLMDGEGRILKWFGTATDIEERKQLEAEREQLLERAEQAREAAEVANRTKDEFLAILGHELRTPLNPIVGWTQLLRRGKVGPDKHDQALEIIERNARLQTQLIDDLLDVSRIMRGSLRIAPQPTALAGIVVCALEAVRSLAEAKQVQLIEQLETTAPLSADPTRLQQVVWNLLTNAVKFTPAGGQIRVRLESDAGMARLTVSDTGAGIPAEFLPHLFERFRQADTKSTREQKGLGLGLFIVHHIVEAHGGTVQAESKGEGKGAAFTIVLPLGGKAQRQAKP
- a CDS encoding 2-isopropylmalate synthase, with the protein product MFQDRLIIFDTTLRDGEQSPGATLNADEKVEIARQLARLGVDVIEAGFAYASPGDFEAVERVARTVGTEDGPVVCSLARAIRSDIQAAAEAIRPAARGRIHTFISTSDIHLEHQLRKSRPEVLAIAAEMVAFAKSFVDDVEFSPMDAGRSDPEYLYRVLEAAIDAGATTVNIPDTVGYLTPAEFGGLIRGIAQNVRGIERAVISVHCHNDLGLAVANSLAAIENGARQIECTINGIGERAGNCSLEEIVMALHVRRQFFNPIFGRPADAATPLCAIDTRQIYKSSRLVSHLTGMLVQPNKAIVGANAFAHESGIHQDGVLKNRLTYEILDAETVGVNENRIVLGKHSGRNAFRTRLGELGYELGDADLNRAFLRFKELADKKKTVSDWDIEAVISDEIRLIPEAYRLEQVQVSCGEPGLPTATVRLTGPDGVERVDAAVGTGPVDAVYKAINRLIELPNELIEFSVQSVTAGIDAMGEVTIRVRQDGRTFSGHAASTDIIVASTRAYLNALNKLHFALAHPTHSGGALAHPNAAAQKL
- a CDS encoding YsnF/AvaK domain-containing protein, giving the protein MQSANLPPTADATVAGLFYDRRSAEVAVRELQAAGFADKHIEQFFAPEGASTSEGGFFDSLAGFFGDTPRRTTVQAAPNAYARLTAMGVDEEDAQELQSRIEGGGVLVLLHAGTRAMEALEILKRNGASPAQLELQDDTAPVPDVQRQAVDTTGQEPQRIQLLKEVLRVNKERVKSGEIRLRKEVTSETQTVEVPLVHEEVVIERRTVMDGEAVAGEIGSGETIRVPVSEERVIVDKRAVVSEEVTVGKRDVQQTEQVTDTVRREELRTDTEGEVIVDSESKRVPPAR
- a CDS encoding YsnF/AvaK domain-containing protein, translated to MSSSQESEAAKSHGDLQLPSPEAPNQQLVVGLFERRVAAEQAVRDLQAAGFAEAQLLESSVRSGALSVTVRSSGRAPEALTILARNGADTGLRAVLQPPATAAGEVPALKTNPPKTERLKLLTEQAAIRKERRSLGEITVRKEMITELKTIEVPLTREELVVERRPASAMAGSGAGEPVEEVARIVLSEEQASYQTRQVLRAEVSIEWHTTIEKRRVEVTLQREALRFDVEGKVRAATVDISGSGAVDSAAGSQAAAD